From a single Francisella halioticida genomic region:
- a CDS encoding transposase produces MLRKGDKMRYTKEFKDEAVKLCLQPDANRREIADNLGVKYKTICSWISKAMSNPQKEIKIDYKTQYQQLSFENTDLKKKLKQAETEREILKKAQRTLQSKICKVRLY; encoded by the coding sequence GTGTTAAGAAAAGGAGACAAGATGAGATATACAAAAGAGTTTAAAGATGAAGCTGTTAAATTATGTTTACAACCAGATGCAAATAGACGAGAAATAGCAGATAATTTAGGGGTTAAATATAAAACCATTTGCAGTTGGATATCCAAAGCCATGTCAAACCCTCAGAAAGAAATAAAGATAGATTATAAAACGCAGTACCAGCAACTATCTTTTGAAAATACTGATTTGAAGAAAAAACTCAAACAGGCAGAAACAGAGCGTGAAATACTAAAAAAGGCACAGCGTACTTTGCAAAGCAAAATCTGTAAGGTACGCCTTTATTAA
- a CDS encoding IS3 family transposase yields the protein MSKKRVTYTADFKAKVIIELLEGDMTVNEIASKYDLLPKNVHNWKQQFLSNACLAFDKSSVVKEYKQEIDELRKDKDATSKELVEVIVERDFLMGKLKSLVSSNDRVNSVDTKLELSLNNQLKLLSVSKSVYYYTPISKFSSNDDIRLLNAIDLIHTKHPYYGTRRLVKLLNRLGFLVGRKLIKSAMEFMGIKALYPKKKTTVINKQHKKYPYLLNVFKNETNQVVIDKANKVWSADITYIRLECGYAYLAAIIDWHSKKTLAWKISNTMDTHLTTSVLKEALFKYGKPDIFNSDQGTQYTAKEHIKILSDNKINISMDAKGRSIDNIAIERFWRTLKYENVYPASYITMKEAKVGIKEYIDIYNNERLHSSIGYMTPDEVYSGILDAA from the coding sequence ATGAGTAAAAAAAGAGTAACGTATACAGCTGATTTTAAAGCTAAAGTAATTATAGAATTGCTAGAAGGCGATATGACAGTTAATGAGATAGCAAGTAAGTATGATTTACTTCCTAAAAACGTGCACAATTGGAAGCAGCAATTTTTATCTAATGCTTGCTTAGCATTTGATAAAAGCTCTGTTGTTAAGGAGTATAAGCAGGAAATAGATGAGCTTAGAAAAGATAAAGATGCAACAAGTAAAGAACTAGTCGAGGTAATAGTAGAGAGGGATTTTTTAATGGGAAAGCTAAAAAGCTTGGTATCATCAAATGATAGAGTAAACTCTGTAGATACTAAGCTAGAATTATCTTTAAATAATCAGCTTAAACTATTATCTGTATCTAAGAGTGTGTACTATTATACACCAATATCAAAATTTAGTAGTAATGATGATATTAGACTATTAAATGCAATAGATTTGATACATACTAAACATCCATATTATGGTACGAGAAGGCTAGTAAAGTTGCTAAATAGATTAGGATTTCTAGTTGGAAGGAAGCTAATCAAAAGTGCTATGGAATTCATGGGTATTAAGGCATTGTATCCTAAAAAAAAGACAACTGTCATTAATAAGCAACACAAGAAATATCCATACTTACTTAATGTATTTAAAAATGAGACGAATCAGGTTGTTATAGATAAAGCTAATAAGGTATGGAGTGCTGATATCACGTATATTAGACTAGAATGTGGGTATGCATATTTAGCAGCCATAATAGATTGGCATAGCAAGAAAACACTAGCTTGGAAGATTTCTAATACTATGGATACACATCTAACAACTAGTGTGTTAAAAGAAGCGTTATTTAAATATGGTAAACCTGATATCTTTAACTCTGATCAAGGAACTCAATATACAGCAAAAGAGCATATTAAAATATTATCTGATAATAAAATAAATATATCTATGGATGCTAAAGGAAGATCTATAGATAATATTGCAATTGAGAGATTTTGGAGAACACTGAAATATGAAAATGTTTATCCGGCATCATATATAACTATGAAAGAGGCTAAAGTAGGTATCAAAGAATATATTGATATTTACAACAATGAAAGACTACATTCTAGTATTGGATATATGACTCCTGATGAAGTATATTCTGGTATTTTAGATGCTGCATAA
- the fslE gene encoding rhizoferrin import outer membrane protein FslE, with the protein MLVHINILHIIYTLFIFILTIEISFSKNKDQTSSTLEQTLELKLRIQSLKSEIQNLQQNQTEFSTYNSKIKEIDSYSTINNKDSYEIAISIDNNSSIIDLKSKPLGKIFDLNGAINVGGAPAITTRGQITFLGSYSGNNSIPIGMISGSLFASTVIGQRNKFDSYSIFLGGKIEVDAQAWFGSGGISNKNNILANHGQNIFLTSATLYFLSNIGHYVTAQFDISTSELNNFGLENAFVILGNLDTSPFFLTAGRSKLSVGAFSGGGPWTGGITGFLAPGRTTNISLNYKNDILNANIAVFGSNDNQANFSTGMFYAESLTENLAIGLNTGYVYNIAGAGNASISQFLASKDSPNDSIGSFNINGNLTYTIYDGFLNIGAGWASTTNRNDFNDINENVLAGGWYTAANYSLVLEDRNTNFGISYGQTYNATNIPMPLTASPLSLGKSPIGIQRQLLLSSQRAYFDNNILMGIEYSYQQLYNDKHMNTVTLDLSVYI; encoded by the coding sequence ATGCTAGTACATATAAATATTCTTCATATAATATACACTTTATTTATTTTTATTCTTACCATTGAAATAAGCTTTTCAAAGAATAAGGATCAAACATCAAGCACATTAGAACAAACCTTAGAATTAAAGTTAAGAATACAAAGCTTAAAATCTGAAATACAAAATCTACAACAAAATCAAACTGAATTCTCTACATATAACTCAAAAATTAAAGAAATAGATTCATACTCTACTATTAATAATAAAGACTCTTACGAAATTGCTATAAGTATTGACAATAACAGTTCGATTATTGATTTAAAAAGTAAGCCTTTAGGAAAAATCTTTGACCTCAATGGAGCTATCAATGTAGGAGGTGCCCCAGCAATTACAACTAGAGGACAAATAACCTTTCTTGGATCTTATTCAGGTAATAATAGTATACCAATTGGTATGATATCAGGTAGCTTATTTGCATCTACAGTAATTGGACAACGAAATAAGTTTGACAGCTATTCTATATTTTTAGGTGGAAAAATTGAAGTTGATGCTCAAGCATGGTTTGGCAGTGGTGGAATATCAAATAAAAATAATATTTTAGCAAACCATGGGCAAAATATATTTCTAACATCAGCAACCTTATATTTTCTATCTAATATCGGACATTATGTTACTGCACAATTTGATATTAGTACCAGTGAACTAAATAACTTTGGACTAGAAAATGCCTTTGTCATACTTGGAAACTTAGATACATCACCATTTTTTCTAACTGCTGGAAGAAGTAAGCTTTCTGTTGGAGCTTTTAGTGGCGGTGGGCCATGGACTGGAGGGATAACAGGATTTCTAGCACCTGGAAGAACAACAAATATATCTCTTAATTATAAGAATGATATATTAAATGCAAATATTGCTGTTTTTGGATCTAATGACAATCAGGCCAACTTTTCAACAGGGATGTTCTATGCAGAGAGCTTGACTGAAAACTTAGCTATTGGCTTAAATACAGGATATGTCTACAATATAGCTGGAGCAGGTAATGCTTCTATAAGTCAATTTTTAGCAAGCAAAGATAGCCCTAACGATAGTATAGGAAGCTTCAATATAAACGGTAACTTAACTTATACTATATACGATGGCTTTTTAAATATTGGAGCTGGTTGGGCAAGTACAACAAATAGAAATGATTTCAATGATATAAATGAAAATGTTTTAGCAGGGGGATGGTATACAGCTGCAAACTACTCTTTAGTACTAGAAGATAGAAATACCAACTTTGGTATTTCATATGGACAAACTTATAATGCTACAAATATACCTATGCCCTTGACAGCATCCCCCCTTTCTCTTGGAAAATCTCCAATAGGAATACAAAGACAATTACTACTTTCTTCACAACGTGCTTATTTTGATAATAATATTTTGATGGGGATAGAGTATTCATATCAACAATTGTATAATGATAAACATATGAATACAGTCACCTTAGATCTTTCTGTATATATATAA
- a CDS encoding IS3 family transposase, protein MGWKVTQPRVSKRMKLLGLHAKAARKHKKTIDSNHNKHVSDNLLEQNFTALSVNHRWVTDITYVPTQEGWLYLCVIIHSDKGSQYCSKQYQDIIKEHWLLSSMSSKGCCYDNAACESFFGTLKVELVHDESYKTREEAKLSIFEYIEAYYNTKRRHSTINYMTPYQFEYIMENEVVNCHKLTG, encoded by the coding sequence ATGGGTTGGAAAGTTACTCAACCTAGAGTATCTAAACGTATGAAATTACTTGGTTTACATGCTAAAGCGGCTCGTAAGCATAAGAAAACTATAGATTCTAACCACAACAAACATGTTTCTGATAATTTATTAGAACAAAACTTCACTGCTTTATCTGTAAATCATAGGTGGGTTACAGATATAACTTATGTACCTACACAAGAGGGGTGGCTGTATCTTTGTGTGATTATACACTCTGATAAAGGGTCACAGTACTGTAGCAAACAATATCAAGACATTATTAAAGAACACTGGCTACTATCAAGTATGAGCTCTAAAGGATGCTGTTACGATAATGCTGCTTGTGAAAGTTTCTTTGGAACTTTAAAAGTAGAGTTAGTACATGATGAAAGCTATAAAACTAGAGAAGAAGCTAAACTATCAATATTTGAATATATTGAAGCTTACTATAATACAAAAAGGAGACATTCTACAATAAATTATATGACTCCATATCAATTTGAATATATAATGGAAAATGAAGTAGTAAACTGTCACAAATTGACGGGGTAG
- a CDS encoding Tn3 family transposase yields the protein MIKKAIWSKDKSNILKSLSDCINTDDISSILAELKEELSDQYKDVNQRIKSKENEYIKIDENGGKVTWRLPYKREDDSADNPYYEKFTSTGISEVIDFAANNTNFFDSFKHILNKGSKSKPRNKDLKAYLVSQGEAIGHKKVAESSDVSYQNLIDIEGKFIRVDSLVEAGDIIIDAISKLPIFKYYNLSDYGIHASLDSQKIEIKYQTILSRYSTKYFGYGKGVVSYSLIANHLPVSTKIIGANEHESHYVLDIIYNNSSDLNITTVSGDMHSVNRVNFALLKLFGYSFMPRMPSINLKAEHSLVAFKGMKSFKNDLIKPSYTVDEALIISEWDEIQRILASIAKKDTSQSTIIKKLSSYSRKNRTLRALTEFDKIVMSIYVLKYIDDIQLRRNVHRALNRGEAFHQLRKAHYSKLMAKKY from the coding sequence ATAATCAAAAAAGCAATCTGGAGTAAGGATAAATCTAATATATTAAAATCATTATCAGATTGCATAAATACTGACGATATTTCCAGCATATTAGCTGAACTTAAAGAGGAGCTTTCAGATCAGTATAAGGATGTTAACCAAAGAATTAAATCTAAAGAAAATGAGTATATCAAAATTGATGAAAATGGTGGTAAAGTTACTTGGCGTTTACCCTATAAGAGAGAAGATGATTCTGCGGATAACCCATACTATGAGAAGTTTACATCTACAGGAATATCCGAAGTTATTGATTTTGCAGCCAATAATACTAACTTCTTTGACAGCTTCAAGCATATATTAAATAAAGGATCTAAATCAAAACCTCGTAATAAAGATCTCAAAGCATATTTGGTATCTCAAGGAGAGGCTATTGGGCATAAGAAAGTAGCTGAATCTTCAGATGTTAGCTATCAAAACCTAATAGATATTGAAGGTAAGTTTATAAGAGTAGACTCACTTGTAGAAGCTGGAGATATTATTATAGATGCAATTTCAAAGCTACCAATATTTAAATATTATAATCTTTCAGATTATGGTATACATGCTAGTTTAGATAGTCAAAAAATAGAAATAAAATACCAAACAATTTTATCTAGATACTCAACTAAATACTTCGGCTATGGAAAGGGAGTTGTTTCATATAGCCTAATAGCTAATCACTTACCAGTTAGCACTAAGATTATTGGTGCTAATGAGCATGAAAGTCATTATGTTTTGGATATTATTTATAATAATAGTAGTGATCTGAATATTACTACAGTCTCTGGCGATATGCATTCAGTAAATAGAGTAAACTTTGCACTATTGAAGTTATTTGGTTACAGCTTTATGCCTCGAATGCCTTCTATAAATTTAAAGGCTGAGCACTCATTAGTTGCCTTTAAAGGCATGAAAAGCTTTAAAAATGATCTTATAAAACCATCTTACACTGTTGATGAAGCGTTAATTATTAGTGAGTGGGATGAGATTCAAAGAATATTAGCATCTATAGCTAAAAAAGATACTTCACAGAGTACAATTATCAAAAAGCTATCATCGTACTCTAGAAAAAATAGGACTCTTAGAGCTCTTACTGAATTTGATAAAATAGTTATGAGTATTTATGTTTTAAAGTATATTGATGATATTCAATTACGTAGAAATGTTCATCGTGCACTTAACCGTGGAGAAGCATTCCATCAGCTTAGAAAAGCACATTATTCCAAGTTAATGGCAAAAAAATACTAG
- a CDS encoding Tn3 family transposase: MLSELLEHVESENNKELGDQIKKLSPVAWQHIILLGNFVFSEVTENIDIKGIVKNALDKISKN, encoded by the coding sequence TTGCTTTCTGAGTTATTAGAACATGTTGAAAGTGAAAATAATAAAGAATTGGGTGATCAAATTAAGAAACTCTCACCTGTAGCATGGCAACATATTATCTTACTTGGAAATTTTGTTTTTTCTGAAGTTACTGAAAACATTGATATTAAAGGGATTGTGAAAAATGCACTGGACAAAATTAGTAAAAATTAA
- the gatB gene encoding Asp-tRNA(Asn)/Glu-tRNA(Gln) amidotransferase subunit GatB, producing the protein MNWEMVIGLEVHIQLSTKSKLFSTSATKYGQHQNTQAAFLDLGLPGTLPVINKEVIHKATMFGLAIDAKISKNSFFARKNYFYPDLPKGYQISQSTNPIVQEGSLDIETSKSQKTIRIERAHLEEDAGKSIHGYIAGETGLDYNRAGTPLLEIVTHPDFRSAEEVSVYLKKLHQLVKHLGICDGNMQEGSFRCDVNLSIRPEGQLEFGTRAELKNINSFRFIDKAIEYEYARQMAVVESGGKVVQETRLYDADANETRSMRAKEDAFDYRYFPDPDLLPLIITDEYINNIRKQMPLKPEEREALYCKHLADQEVEFLLSNLEVADYYDRVALVIGHKPAYNWVTVDLMSMLNRAEKEFAADVVPAEVLLDIINNVQKDVISQANGKKVIADYIESADSVEAIIEKLGLKQVSDEGAIRELVQSIIVANPQQAADFKAGKTKLMGFFVGQAMKASKGKANPKQVNQIVQEELNK; encoded by the coding sequence GTGAATTGGGAAATGGTAATAGGACTAGAAGTTCACATTCAGTTAAGCACTAAATCTAAGCTGTTTTCAACTTCAGCTACAAAATACGGTCAACATCAAAACACGCAAGCAGCATTTTTGGATTTGGGTTTACCAGGGACATTACCTGTAATAAACAAAGAAGTTATTCATAAAGCAACGATGTTTGGCTTAGCAATAGATGCAAAAATTTCAAAAAATAGTTTTTTTGCACGTAAGAATTATTTTTATCCAGATTTACCTAAAGGTTATCAGATAAGTCAGTCGACAAACCCTATAGTGCAAGAGGGTAGTCTAGATATTGAGACTTCAAAAAGCCAAAAAACAATCCGTATAGAAAGAGCTCATTTAGAGGAAGATGCTGGTAAGTCTATCCATGGTTATATTGCTGGTGAAACTGGCTTGGATTATAATCGTGCAGGGACTCCTCTTTTAGAAATTGTGACGCATCCGGATTTTAGGTCTGCTGAAGAGGTTTCTGTGTATCTGAAAAAGCTACATCAATTGGTTAAGCACTTGGGAATTTGTGATGGTAATATGCAAGAAGGTTCATTTAGGTGTGATGTAAATTTATCTATCAGACCAGAGGGTCAATTAGAGTTTGGTACCCGTGCAGAACTAAAAAATATTAACTCATTTAGATTTATTGATAAGGCCATTGAGTATGAGTATGCTCGTCAAATGGCTGTAGTAGAGTCTGGAGGTAAAGTTGTTCAAGAGACTCGACTTTATGATGCTGATGCGAATGAAACACGTTCTATGCGTGCAAAAGAAGATGCTTTTGATTATCGTTACTTTCCGGATCCTGATCTTTTACCATTAATAATCACAGATGAATATATTAACAATATAAGAAAACAGATGCCTCTTAAACCAGAAGAGCGTGAAGCATTATATTGTAAGCATCTAGCGGATCAGGAAGTAGAGTTTTTATTATCAAATCTTGAAGTAGCGGACTACTATGATAGAGTTGCATTGGTAATAGGACATAAACCAGCGTATAATTGGGTAACAGTTGATTTGATGTCAATGTTAAATAGAGCTGAAAAAGAGTTCGCTGCTGATGTAGTTCCGGCTGAGGTTTTATTGGATATTATTAACAATGTGCAAAAGGATGTTATTTCACAAGCTAATGGTAAAAAAGTTATAGCTGATTATATTGAGTCAGCTGATTCGGTAGAAGCTATTATTGAGAAATTGGGCTTAAAGCAAGTTTCTGATGAGGGAGCTATACGTGAGTTAGTTCAAAGTATAATAGTCGCTAATCCGCAGCAGGCAGCAGATTTTAAGGCAGGTAAGACTAAGCTAATGGGCTTCTTTGTTGGTCAAGCTATGAAAGCAAGTAAAGGCAAAGCAAACCCTAAACAGGTTAATCAAATAGTTCAAGAAGAGCTTAATAAATAG
- the gatC gene encoding Asp-tRNA(Asn)/Glu-tRNA(Gln) amidotransferase subunit GatC, translating into MDKKLVKHIAKLSSFDLTDAQLEQYTQDLTNICEILDTVKDFDAQGAKPMVSPISMDFKFREDIPQDQDNRASFDKFACEIVDDYFMVPQVVK; encoded by the coding sequence ATGGACAAAAAATTAGTAAAACATATTGCTAAGTTATCTAGTTTTGATTTGACTGATGCACAGCTTGAGCAATATACACAAGATCTGACAAATATCTGTGAGATTTTAGATACGGTCAAAGATTTTGATGCGCAAGGTGCCAAACCTATGGTTTCACCTATTAGTATGGATTTTAAATTTCGTGAAGATATTCCACAAGATCAAGATAATAGAGCAAGTTTTGATAAATTTGCTTGTGAAATTGTTGACGATTACTTTATGGTGCCACAGGTTGTTAAATAG
- the gatA gene encoding Asp-tRNA(Asn)/Glu-tRNA(Gln) amidotransferase subunit GatA, protein MSYIKKIRARLDNGEITSVELARQYVTKIKDQDKQINSVITLCEEQAIKEAQEADRVISEGKQGLLTGIPILHKDLFCTKDIRTTAASKMLDNFIAPYDSTVTKNCKDQGMVTLGKVNMDEFAMGSTNEHSYYGAVSNPWDLERVPGGSSGGSAAAVAAGFAPVSTGSDTGGSIRQPASFCGLTAMKPTYGSTSRFGMVAFSSSFDQAGIFGHYAEDVAIMLDTIAGECEFDSTCVGVEINHFTKDLEKDIAGKIIGVDKSLIKDLPTRVQEAVQKTLEKLKGLGAEIKFVKVPDLKEALSTYYIITPAEAAANLARYDGIRYGYRNPEAKDLDELYIKSRTDSFGEEVKRRIMIGNYVLASSQYDSYYNKAQQLRRVMTDQINKIFAEVDAIFMPASPSEAFKKGDKLDPVSAYLSDIYTITANISGLPAISFPIGFANGLPVGGQLMAKAFNDNVLTQIVTQYQKHNGVEEFILEQARI, encoded by the coding sequence ATGTCATATATTAAAAAAATAAGAGCACGTCTAGACAATGGCGAGATAACTTCAGTTGAGTTAGCTAGGCAGTATGTAACTAAGATAAAAGATCAAGATAAGCAAATAAACTCTGTGATTACTTTGTGTGAAGAGCAGGCTATAAAAGAAGCTCAAGAAGCTGATCGTGTTATATCTGAAGGTAAACAAGGGCTACTAACAGGAATTCCTATTTTGCATAAAGATCTTTTTTGTACTAAAGATATAAGAACTACAGCCGCATCAAAAATGTTAGATAATTTTATTGCTCCTTATGATTCTACAGTAACTAAGAATTGTAAAGACCAAGGGATGGTAACTCTTGGAAAGGTTAATATGGATGAGTTTGCTATGGGTTCTACTAATGAACATAGCTACTATGGTGCTGTAAGTAATCCTTGGGACTTAGAAAGAGTACCTGGTGGGTCATCAGGAGGCTCTGCTGCTGCAGTGGCTGCTGGGTTTGCACCAGTTAGTACAGGTTCTGATACGGGAGGTTCTATTAGGCAGCCCGCCAGTTTTTGTGGTTTGACAGCAATGAAGCCAACATATGGTAGCACGTCTAGGTTTGGTATGGTTGCATTTTCATCATCGTTTGATCAGGCTGGGATATTTGGCCACTATGCAGAAGATGTTGCTATTATGTTAGATACTATTGCTGGAGAATGTGAGTTTGATTCTACTTGTGTAGGAGTTGAGATTAATCACTTTACTAAAGATTTAGAGAAAGATATTGCTGGGAAAATAATAGGTGTAGATAAGAGCTTGATCAAGGACTTACCTACACGAGTCCAAGAAGCAGTGCAAAAAACTTTAGAAAAGCTAAAAGGATTGGGGGCTGAGATTAAATTTGTAAAAGTTCCAGACTTAAAAGAGGCTTTATCAACTTATTACATTATTACTCCAGCAGAAGCGGCTGCTAATTTAGCTAGATATGATGGTATTAGGTATGGTTATCGTAACCCTGAAGCTAAGGATTTAGATGAATTATATATAAAATCACGCACAGATAGCTTTGGTGAGGAGGTTAAGCGTAGAATTATGATAGGAAACTATGTGTTAGCATCTAGTCAATATGATTCATACTATAATAAAGCTCAGCAGTTACGCAGAGTAATGACAGATCAGATTAATAAAATCTTTGCTGAAGTTGATGCTATATTTATGCCGGCATCGCCGAGTGAGGCCTTCAAAAAAGGTGATAAACTTGACCCTGTTTCAGCTTATTTATCTGATATTTACACAATTACAGCAAATATTTCTGGTTTGCCTGCTATATCATTCCCAATTGGTTTTGCAAATGGTTTGCCTGTTGGTGGACAGCTTATGGCAAAAGCATTTAATGATAATGTTTTAACGCAAATAGTAACACAGTACCAAAAGCATAATGGTGTTGAAGAATTTATCTTAGAACAAGCGAGGATTTAA